Proteins encoded by one window of Rhodobacteraceae bacterium IMCC1335:
- the galE gene encoding UDP-glucose 4-epimerase GalE — MVNILVTGGAGYIGSHACKALKAAGYTPITFDNLSSGWRDAVQFGPFVFGDINSPSCLESAFQQYQPQAICHFAARSDISESQHQPAQYWLTNVMGSLNLLQAAQLNGCKNIIFSSTCAVYGDQPREPLSENAPLNPSNAYAASKLAAEHQLHNFQHIMPLKYLIFRYFNVAGADPTGRLGECHMPETHLIPRLLQAVEAGQDIQVFGTNYQTPDGTCLRDFIHVSDIARAYVCGVQWLLRGKASQIFNLGSGRGYSVLQVISAVSKLTGQKIKLTAAPRRPGDCAWLQADIWRVAQSLGWSAQQSSLDVIIRDAQRWQQGGGYAQ; from the coding sequence GTGGTAAACATATTGGTCACCGGTGGGGCGGGATATATCGGATCCCATGCGTGCAAAGCGCTCAAAGCGGCCGGATACACGCCCATAACGTTTGACAACCTGAGCAGTGGCTGGCGCGATGCAGTTCAGTTCGGGCCGTTTGTTTTCGGCGATATAAATTCTCCGTCATGCCTCGAAAGCGCCTTTCAACAGTATCAACCGCAGGCCATTTGCCATTTTGCCGCCCGTAGCGATATTTCTGAAAGCCAGCATCAGCCGGCACAATATTGGCTCACCAATGTGATGGGCAGCTTGAACCTTTTGCAGGCTGCGCAACTAAACGGGTGCAAGAATATCATCTTCTCCTCAACCTGCGCGGTTTATGGGGATCAGCCGCGCGAACCACTGAGCGAAAACGCCCCGCTCAACCCAAGCAATGCCTACGCTGCCAGTAAGCTCGCCGCTGAGCATCAGCTACACAATTTTCAACATATTATGCCATTAAAATATCTGATCTTCCGATATTTCAACGTTGCCGGTGCAGATCCAACGGGCCGGCTGGGCGAATGCCATATGCCTGAAACGCATTTGATACCACGCCTTCTACAGGCGGTCGAGGCAGGCCAAGATATTCAAGTTTTTGGAACCAATTACCAAACTCCAGATGGCACATGTTTGCGCGATTTCATCCATGTCAGCGATATCGCGCGGGCCTATGTGTGCGGGGTGCAATGGCTGTTGCGCGGCAAAGCCAGCCAGATTTTCAATCTGGGCAGCGGTCGCGGATATTCTGTGCTGCAAGTGATTTCCGCGGTTTCAAAACTCACCGGGCAAAAAATCAAGCTAACCGCGGCGCCCCGGCGCCCCGGCGATTGTGCCTGGCTGCAAGCGGATATATGGCGGGTGGCCCAATCGTTGGGCTGGTCAGCGCAGCAATCGTCTTTGGATGTGATCATTCGAGATGCCCAGCGCTGGCAACAAGGGGGCGGCTATGCCCAATAA